A stretch of the Arthrobacter sp. PAMC 25486 genome encodes the following:
- a CDS encoding MFS transporter, giving the protein MDSPALQRRNQTVLVVGQLLSGVGVASGVAVGGILAAQLAGTTAASGFVQTASALGAGLVAVPLANLAVRAGRRWALSTGFALGAVGAAMVLLSAAVGQFWLMAAGMLFFGSATAAGLQARYAAVDGAPPEKAGRAMAIVIWATTIGSVAGPNLSEPGRLFGISLGLVPLSGPYVFSLVAFVTAALVIAVFFLAPPAGGAMEGAAGGVAPVVVATGGAAAGTGRAAGGGPASFAALQKSVRKQKPAKKHGAWRALRLASHNPRALAALATVTGGHAIMVGVMVMTPVAMDAHGHTLEIIGIVISLHILGMYAASPLFGWFVDKFGALAVVLMGYGIFLAAIIVGAVVSDSSDPLLMSIALTLLGLGWSACLIGGSSLLNQSAPTELRVPLQGANDMMMNFGAAGMAALAGPVLTLGGFFWVNMVALAVLIVMVVLGLRALRTTPDTSPAEQVTDAVG; this is encoded by the coding sequence ATGGACTCTCCCGCCCTCCAGCGTCGCAACCAGACCGTGTTGGTCGTTGGCCAGCTGCTGTCAGGGGTCGGTGTGGCTTCCGGCGTTGCCGTGGGCGGCATTTTGGCTGCCCAATTGGCAGGTACGACGGCGGCCTCAGGCTTTGTGCAAACAGCGTCGGCCTTGGGTGCGGGGCTGGTTGCCGTACCGTTGGCGAACCTTGCGGTGCGGGCCGGGCGTCGCTGGGCGTTGAGCACCGGTTTCGCCCTCGGTGCCGTGGGCGCCGCCATGGTGCTACTCTCAGCAGCGGTTGGCCAGTTCTGGCTCATGGCGGCCGGCATGCTGTTCTTTGGTTCCGCCACGGCGGCGGGCTTGCAGGCCCGGTACGCAGCCGTTGACGGCGCCCCGCCGGAGAAGGCCGGACGGGCCATGGCGATCGTCATTTGGGCCACCACCATCGGCTCGGTGGCCGGACCCAACCTCTCCGAACCCGGCCGCTTGTTCGGCATCTCGCTGGGCCTGGTGCCACTTTCCGGCCCCTATGTGTTCTCCCTCGTGGCGTTCGTGACGGCGGCCCTTGTCATCGCCGTGTTCTTCCTGGCGCCACCGGCTGGCGGCGCGATGGAGGGTGCTGCTGGTGGAGTTGCGCCGGTGGTGGTCGCGACAGGTGGCGCTGCGGCTGGTACCGGGAGAGCGGCAGGTGGGGGCCCGGCGTCGTTCGCTGCCCTGCAAAAATCTGTCCGGAAGCAAAAGCCCGCCAAGAAACACGGTGCCTGGCGCGCCCTCCGATTGGCGAGCCACAACCCCCGCGCCCTGGCGGCCTTGGCCACGGTCACGGGAGGGCACGCCATCATGGTGGGCGTCATGGTCATGACCCCCGTGGCCATGGACGCGCACGGACACACACTGGAAATCATCGGCATCGTCATCAGCCTGCACATTTTGGGCATGTACGCCGCCAGTCCGCTGTTTGGCTGGTTCGTTGACAAGTTCGGCGCCCTCGCTGTGGTTCTGATGGGCTACGGCATTTTCCTGGCCGCAATCATCGTCGGCGCGGTGGTCTCGGACAGCAGCGACCCGCTCCTCATGTCGATCGCCCTGACCCTGCTGGGGCTTGGCTGGTCGGCGTGCCTGATCGGCGGCTCATCCCTGCTGAATCAGTCCGCGCCAACCGAACTTCGGGTGCCGCTGCAGGGCGCCAATGACATGATGATGAACTTCGGCGCCGCCGGCATGGCCGCACTGGCCGGACCGGTCCTGACCCTTGGCGGCTTCTTCTGGGTGAACATGGTGGCCCTGGCTGTCCTCATTGTCATGGTGGTCCTGGGACTCCGCGCCCTGCGCACGACGCCGGACACCTCCCCCGCTGAGCAGGTCACCGACGCCGTGGGTTAA
- a CDS encoding LacI family DNA-binding transcriptional regulator — MDRRITMQDVAAAAGVSPATASRALAGNSRVAPDLVRRVSEASIRLGYSANAMARALRTQRTDTIGVVVPAINNPYFPSAVEALEGVLSESGRSLILCDSHQDPAREASRIDLLINRMVDGLVVIPVSTSESAAALTCAALRVPVVQLDRYADAPGTDYVGSDNTAGILLLMNHLRYMGCTTFAYVGAHPTTSTAGERQAEFRALTAELQPGAPAHWELLGDFSMEWGRAAGRQLLSGGPLPDGIICGADVVAIGLLSALRDSGVRVPADVRVGSFDNISLSEISSPRLTSVRHPMDELAQETVRLLDERALDRSRPGRKSIFTPELLVRESSAGSTPPPH, encoded by the coding sequence ATGGACCGGCGGATCACCATGCAGGACGTGGCGGCAGCAGCCGGGGTCTCCCCCGCCACCGCGTCGAGGGCACTGGCCGGCAATTCGCGGGTGGCCCCGGACCTGGTCCGGCGCGTGTCCGAGGCCAGCATCCGCCTTGGTTATTCCGCCAACGCCATGGCACGGGCTTTGCGAACCCAGCGCACGGACACCATTGGAGTGGTGGTCCCAGCCATCAACAACCCCTACTTTCCCAGTGCCGTGGAGGCCTTGGAAGGTGTTCTTTCGGAATCCGGCCGGTCCTTGATTCTGTGTGACTCCCATCAGGATCCTGCGCGGGAGGCCTCCCGCATTGACCTGCTGATCAACCGCATGGTCGACGGCCTGGTCGTCATCCCGGTGTCGACCAGCGAATCTGCCGCAGCATTGACATGTGCGGCGTTGCGGGTTCCGGTGGTGCAGCTGGACCGCTACGCGGATGCCCCTGGAACCGACTACGTGGGCAGCGACAATACCGCGGGCATCCTGCTTTTGATGAACCACCTGAGGTACATGGGGTGCACCACCTTCGCGTATGTGGGAGCGCACCCAACCACCAGCACGGCCGGTGAGCGGCAGGCAGAGTTTCGGGCCCTGACAGCGGAGCTGCAGCCGGGCGCACCCGCGCATTGGGAACTGCTCGGTGACTTCAGCATGGAGTGGGGTCGCGCGGCGGGCCGCCAGCTGCTGTCCGGCGGGCCGCTCCCGGACGGCATTATTTGTGGCGCGGACGTTGTGGCGATCGGCCTGCTCTCCGCGCTGCGCGATTCAGGAGTCCGTGTGCCAGCGGATGTCAGGGTGGGCAGCTTCGACAATATTTCACTCAGCGAAATCAGCTCCCCGAGGCTCACCTCGGTGCGCCACCCCATGGACGAGCTCGCCCAGGAAACCGTGCGCCTGCTTGATGAACGCGCCCTGGACCGCAGCCGTCCCGGCCGGAAGAGCATCTTCACCCCCGAACTCCTCGTCCGCGAATCGAGCGCAGGGTCAACGCCACCTCCCCATTGA
- a CDS encoding nucleoside hydrolase encodes MTTALILDCDTGIDDALAIFYGAHHGADFRLCTVTHGNVPVERGSRNTLTLLDAVGLNSVPVHQGAARPFAQELHTAEYVHGEDGLGNSNLPESTRQISGSLAAAEIVAQARLHPGELVLVAIGPLTNIGLALLLEPQLPQLVKRVVVMGGAVGVHGNITPAAEANIWHDPEAAQLVVDAEWDVLFVGLEITLSTVLSPAALARIENSTDPRSQFAWKIMAHYLDFHEKTMGVRTCILHDPLAMALALEPELGRYRLVNAYVELAAGASRGALVGDLRTSRPAPQDPRAKGVIRIVEDIDADAFYEKFLQALGA; translated from the coding sequence ATGACAACTGCACTGATCCTCGACTGCGACACAGGCATCGACGACGCCCTTGCCATCTTTTACGGGGCACACCACGGTGCTGACTTTCGTTTGTGCACTGTCACCCATGGCAACGTCCCGGTGGAGCGCGGCAGCCGAAATACTTTGACCCTGCTTGATGCGGTCGGCCTGAACAGCGTGCCCGTCCACCAAGGAGCAGCACGGCCCTTTGCCCAGGAACTGCACACCGCAGAGTATGTCCACGGCGAGGACGGTTTGGGAAATTCCAATCTGCCGGAGTCAACACGCCAGATTTCAGGTTCCCTGGCCGCCGCGGAAATTGTTGCCCAGGCGCGCCTGCACCCGGGCGAACTGGTGCTCGTTGCCATCGGCCCGCTCACAAATATCGGCCTGGCACTGCTGCTTGAGCCGCAGCTGCCACAACTGGTCAAGCGCGTGGTGGTCATGGGCGGCGCCGTCGGAGTGCACGGCAACATCACTCCGGCCGCCGAAGCCAATATTTGGCACGATCCCGAAGCGGCGCAGCTGGTTGTCGACGCCGAGTGGGACGTCCTGTTCGTTGGGCTGGAAATCACCTTGTCCACGGTCCTGTCACCCGCGGCCCTGGCCCGCATAGAAAACAGCACGGACCCGCGTTCCCAGTTCGCATGGAAGATCATGGCGCACTACCTGGATTTCCACGAGAAAACAATGGGCGTGCGCACCTGCATCCTGCACGACCCGCTGGCGATGGCCCTGGCACTGGAACCCGAACTCGGACGCTACCGGCTCGTCAACGCTTATGTGGAGCTTGCGGCCGGAGCCTCCCGGGGCGCGCTGGTGGGAGACCTGCGAACATCCCGCCCGGCACCACAGGATCCTCGTGCCAAGGGCGTCATCCGGATCGTGGAAGACATCGACGCAGACGCCTTCTATGAAAAGTTCCTTCAGGCGCTCGGCGC
- a CDS encoding LysE/ArgO family amino acid transporter, with amino-acid sequence MATGLGAGLALIIAIGAQNAFVLRQGIRGEHVGLVVLVCMLSDIVLIGAGIFGIGALIAAVPAVVVVIRLAGAAFLVAYAALAAKRAFRPGTLTAGAQQGGLGRKAVLATALTLTWLNPHVYLDTVLLLGTLANQHGEQRWWFGAGAAAGSVIWFSALGYGAKLLRPIFAKPGAWRVLDGLIAAVMLFLGVKMALGM; translated from the coding sequence ATGGCGACCGGTCTCGGCGCCGGTCTGGCACTTATCATCGCCATCGGCGCCCAAAATGCCTTTGTGCTGCGGCAAGGCATCCGCGGCGAGCATGTGGGGCTGGTCGTATTGGTCTGCATGCTCAGCGACATCGTGCTCATCGGTGCGGGCATCTTTGGTATCGGAGCCCTGATCGCAGCGGTGCCGGCCGTGGTTGTGGTGATCAGGCTGGCGGGTGCGGCCTTCCTGGTTGCCTACGCCGCGCTTGCCGCGAAACGTGCCTTCCGACCGGGCACCCTGACGGCCGGGGCGCAGCAGGGTGGACTGGGCCGCAAGGCCGTGCTGGCCACGGCCCTGACGCTGACCTGGCTGAATCCGCACGTATACCTGGATACCGTGCTGCTCCTGGGCACCTTGGCCAATCAGCACGGCGAGCAGCGCTGGTGGTTCGGTGCGGGGGCCGCCGCGGGCAGCGTGATCTGGTTCAGCGCCCTGGGCTACGGAGCAAAGCTGTTGCGGCCCATTTTCGCCAAGCCGGGGGCCTGGCGGGTGCTCGACGGGCTGATTGCCGCCGTCATGCTTTTCCTTGGTGTGAAGATGGCGCTTGGAATGTAA
- a CDS encoding MalY/PatB family protein — MTTAAAATATGPAFDEISEAQLRAVGSLKWSEFPEKLPAWVAEMDFGLAAPIAAAVVHSVASGQVGYLPNTLIPAMSQACSDFMAARHGWNVPAEWIRPLPDVLTALECTVRYFTPDTGRIVVMTPAYMPFIWLPASYGRELVQVPMIRAVSWEVDFAAIEDALAEGDLLVLCNPHNPIGKVYTRPELERLSEIVQRRGARVFSDEIHAPLVYDGGRHVPYASVSAAAAGHTVTATSASKSWNLAGLKTAQIIFSNAEDFALWSETGGFKEHGTTPLGVVANTAAYADCVPWLQDVLAYLDGNRVLLAELVAEHLPDASFATPEGTYLAFIDCTGLDLGGFAGTPTEFFAEQAGVVLTEGGLCGDAGAGWVRLNFATPAPILRKIVERMGAALPK, encoded by the coding sequence ATGACAACCGCAGCCGCAGCGACAGCCACCGGACCCGCATTTGATGAGATTTCGGAGGCGCAATTGCGGGCGGTGGGAAGCCTAAAATGGTCGGAATTCCCGGAAAAGCTGCCTGCCTGGGTCGCGGAAATGGACTTTGGCCTGGCCGCTCCCATCGCCGCCGCCGTGGTGCACTCCGTCGCATCGGGACAGGTGGGCTACCTGCCCAACACGCTGATTCCGGCCATGAGCCAGGCCTGCAGCGACTTCATGGCAGCCCGCCACGGCTGGAATGTCCCCGCCGAATGGATCCGCCCGCTGCCCGACGTCCTCACCGCGCTGGAATGCACCGTCCGCTATTTCACCCCTGACACCGGCCGGATCGTCGTCATGACCCCGGCCTACATGCCATTCATCTGGCTGCCGGCCAGTTACGGGCGCGAGCTCGTCCAGGTGCCCATGATCCGGGCCGTCTCCTGGGAGGTGGATTTCGCCGCGATCGAGGATGCGCTGGCCGAGGGTGACTTGTTGGTGCTGTGCAATCCGCACAACCCGATCGGCAAGGTGTACACGCGCCCTGAGCTGGAGAGGCTCAGCGAGATTGTGCAGCGCCGCGGTGCCCGGGTGTTCTCCGATGAGATCCATGCGCCCCTGGTGTACGACGGCGGCCGGCACGTCCCGTACGCATCGGTCAGTGCCGCTGCTGCCGGGCACACAGTGACGGCCACGTCGGCGTCGAAGTCGTGGAACCTGGCGGGACTGAAGACGGCGCAGATCATCTTCTCCAACGCAGAGGACTTTGCGCTCTGGTCTGAGACGGGCGGCTTCAAGGAACACGGGACCACTCCGCTGGGTGTCGTGGCCAACACGGCCGCCTACGCCGACTGCGTGCCGTGGCTGCAGGACGTCCTCGCGTACCTGGACGGGAACCGTGTGCTGCTGGCCGAGCTCGTGGCCGAGCACCTGCCGGACGCTTCCTTTGCCACGCCCGAGGGGACGTACCTGGCGTTCATCGACTGCACCGGACTGGACCTGGGCGGATTTGCGGGCACCCCCACCGAGTTCTTCGCCGAACAAGCCGGTGTTGTCCTGACCGAGGGCGGGCTGTGCGGCGATGCGGGTGCCGGCTGGGTGCGGCTGAATTTTGCAACGCCGGCGCCGATCCTGCGCAAGATCGTGGAGCGGATGGGCGCGGCGCTGCCGAAATAA
- a CDS encoding TIGR01777 family oxidoreductase, whose product MPTFRYETHLPHPRTEVFRWFSRPGALVRLTPSFFGTILAEPSDGINPGSTAAMGVGVPGKAGMWLGSAAGTVHGMLPGLPKWARPEVRWNALHTDLVPGESFTDVMDKGPLASSTHTHTFADGEPGTTVMLDEMHYELPSLVRGRWTHRAMEDELGRMFAFREQQLLGDLAFHAAHPGDPQTIAVTGASGMVGRQLCALLGGGGHTVLRLVRRAPRANDEIFWDPDAGVVDAAALARADVVVHLAGHPIGGRFTQVTKDAIHQSRVRGTGLLARTLADLSSDGVRRTLVSGSAVGYYGADPHAASAGSPTPLVESDPSGNDFLAGVCRDWEAACAPAVAAGLRVVNVRTGIVLSAGGGVLQRLLPLYLAGVGGPLGEKQWQSWVGIDDIAGIFAHAALSPSLSGAVNAVAPHPVTAGEFARILGRVLHRPAALKVPDVGPKLLLGEQGAAELALASQYVSAGKIQDSGYAFRHADLESALRHILGQQ is encoded by the coding sequence ATGCCCACGTTCCGCTATGAGACACACCTTCCCCACCCGCGCACGGAGGTTTTCCGGTGGTTTTCCCGGCCCGGCGCCTTGGTGAGGCTCACGCCGTCGTTCTTTGGAACGATCCTGGCCGAGCCCAGCGACGGCATCAATCCAGGCTCGACGGCGGCCATGGGTGTTGGTGTGCCCGGCAAGGCGGGGATGTGGCTGGGCTCGGCGGCGGGGACCGTGCACGGCATGCTGCCGGGGTTGCCGAAATGGGCGCGGCCGGAAGTTCGCTGGAACGCGCTGCACACCGACTTGGTGCCGGGCGAAAGCTTCACCGATGTCATGGACAAGGGGCCGTTGGCGTCGAGCACCCACACGCATACCTTTGCGGACGGCGAGCCCGGCACCACCGTCATGCTTGATGAGATGCATTATGAGCTGCCGTCGCTGGTCCGCGGGAGGTGGACGCACCGGGCGATGGAGGACGAACTGGGACGCATGTTTGCCTTCCGGGAACAGCAGCTGCTCGGCGACCTGGCATTCCATGCCGCGCATCCCGGGGACCCGCAGACCATTGCGGTGACGGGGGCCTCGGGCATGGTGGGCCGCCAGCTGTGCGCGCTGCTGGGCGGAGGCGGACACACCGTGCTGAGGCTGGTCCGCCGTGCACCGCGTGCCAACGACGAGATTTTCTGGGACCCCGACGCCGGTGTCGTCGATGCGGCCGCACTGGCGCGGGCCGACGTGGTTGTTCATTTGGCCGGACACCCGATCGGCGGGCGGTTTACGCAGGTCACCAAGGATGCGATTCACCAGAGCAGGGTCCGCGGCACCGGGCTGCTGGCCCGAACCTTGGCTGATTTATCGTCCGACGGCGTCCGGCGCACCTTGGTCTCCGGCTCCGCCGTGGGCTATTACGGTGCGGACCCGCACGCTGCCTCGGCGGGCAGTCCGACGCCGTTGGTGGAATCGGACCCGTCCGGAAATGACTTTCTTGCCGGTGTTTGCCGGGACTGGGAGGCTGCCTGCGCACCGGCTGTTGCGGCGGGGTTGCGGGTGGTCAATGTGCGCACGGGCATTGTGCTCTCTGCCGGCGGCGGAGTTTTGCAGCGCCTGCTGCCGCTCTATCTGGCCGGTGTGGGAGGCCCGCTCGGGGAGAAGCAGTGGCAAAGCTGGGTGGGCATCGACGACATCGCCGGGATATTCGCCCACGCCGCGTTGTCGCCGTCCCTTTCGGGCGCCGTGAACGCCGTGGCCCCGCACCCTGTGACGGCCGGGGAATTTGCCCGTATTTTGGGGCGTGTGCTGCACCGGCCGGCGGCGCTGAAGGTACCGGACGTTGGTCCGAAACTGCTGCTGGGGGAGCAGGGCGCAGCCGAACTGGCCCTCGCCAGCCAGTACGTATCCGCCGGAAAGATCCAGGATTCAGGATACGCGTTCCGCCATGCGGACCTTGAGTCGGCGCTGCGCCACATTTTGGGACAGCAGTAG
- a CDS encoding putative transposase, producing the protein MTAQPPLPVAMVLDAVPLGLAGELVRDADGGGTVFLHGQTSFSWDAGDEAGRRWAAVKLAAMKAAGVGEIAAVFDVTPSTVWLWKQLLADGGIIALVPEKKGPKKASLLTGAVITRIVELRSTGLSQQAVGNAVGVSEFSVRRALKIAAEQATTDAADIAAAGNPEPLEPAPAVAQQRELPILPASAPRTAERAAASMLECAAPVFAPAAHIRHAGLFLAFPALETTGLLACAKEVYGALPNGFYGLETVLIDSVLRALAGEARAEGSTRFDPEELGRVLGLDRAPEVKTIRRRIGQLAESGKAQEMIAALAKHHLAGTGPGGEDLAAILYVDGHVRAYQGTKKIGRLYSTRLKFPVPATEETWVTDANGAPVFVVMAAPGASLAAELRDLLPELRTTVGDDRRVLVGFDRGGWSPALFKHMDAAGFDVLTWHKGTTEDIKEDLFKEVTHTDEHGQTRSWSVADTLVDLPLNTTKKTGEVFNIRQISRIVATTGGGTRQIHILTTDKDLPAGEVVYRMGNRWRQENQFRYARMHFELDSHDSYRSSDDNEDRMVPEPAKARAYQKVVAARRHHAEAAAVADLNLLALKTPAQGTDEVTVTSAMHNHVMAPVWEAENALAAAEKIHQGIPAKIRLGDLNPGQQVLDTEVKMIHTGIRMAAYNTAMTIAREIRTNTGYRRANQEAHALMRQMFHQSGDINTTEPGYLTITLDPLPTTAKTAAAAELCNHLTAAETRYPGSNLILKYAIKTKTPALIN; encoded by the coding sequence ATGACTGCTCAACCTCCTCTTCCTGTGGCGATGGTTCTGGATGCTGTGCCGCTGGGTCTGGCCGGGGAACTGGTGAGGGACGCCGATGGTGGTGGCACGGTTTTTCTTCACGGCCAAACTTCGTTTTCCTGGGACGCGGGGGACGAAGCCGGCCGCCGCTGGGCAGCGGTGAAACTAGCGGCGATGAAGGCCGCCGGAGTCGGTGAGATCGCCGCCGTCTTTGATGTCACCCCGTCAACGGTGTGGTTATGGAAGCAGTTGCTGGCTGATGGCGGCATCATCGCTTTAGTGCCGGAAAAGAAGGGGCCAAAGAAAGCTTCCCTACTCACCGGCGCTGTCATCACCCGGATCGTGGAACTGCGCAGCACGGGCCTGTCCCAGCAGGCCGTCGGCAACGCGGTAGGCGTCTCTGAGTTCAGCGTCCGCCGGGCCCTGAAAATCGCTGCGGAACAAGCCACTACTGACGCTGCGGACATAGCCGCCGCGGGTAACCCTGAGCCCCTAGAACCAGCACCCGCTGTTGCGCAACAGCGGGAACTACCGATCTTGCCGGCCTCGGCACCCCGCACGGCCGAGCGAGCCGCTGCCAGCATGCTCGAGTGCGCTGCTCCGGTGTTTGCCCCGGCCGCACATATCCGTCACGCCGGGCTGTTTCTGGCGTTCCCCGCCCTGGAAACCACCGGCCTGCTCGCCTGCGCGAAGGAGGTTTACGGGGCGTTGCCGAATGGGTTCTACGGCCTCGAAACCGTCCTGATCGATAGTGTGCTGCGGGCATTGGCTGGGGAAGCCCGTGCAGAGGGCTCCACCCGTTTTGACCCGGAAGAGCTGGGGCGGGTGTTGGGTTTGGATCGGGCACCTGAAGTGAAAACCATCCGCCGTCGGATCGGCCAACTCGCCGAGAGCGGCAAGGCCCAGGAAATGATCGCCGCCTTGGCCAAACACCATCTGGCCGGCACCGGTCCTGGTGGTGAGGACCTGGCAGCGATCCTCTACGTTGACGGGCATGTGCGCGCCTATCAGGGCACGAAAAAGATCGGGCGGCTCTACTCCACGAGGTTGAAGTTCCCGGTCCCGGCGACCGAGGAAACCTGGGTCACCGACGCGAACGGCGCCCCCGTGTTCGTTGTCATGGCCGCACCGGGTGCGTCCCTGGCCGCCGAACTACGCGACCTGCTGCCGGAACTGCGCACAACTGTCGGGGACGACCGCCGGGTGCTGGTTGGTTTTGACCGTGGCGGCTGGTCACCGGCACTGTTCAAACACATGGATGCGGCTGGTTTTGATGTGCTGACCTGGCACAAAGGCACCACCGAAGACATCAAGGAAGACCTCTTCAAAGAGGTCACCCATACCGATGAACACGGCCAGACACGGTCCTGGTCGGTCGCTGACACGCTCGTTGACCTGCCCCTGAACACCACCAAGAAAACTGGGGAAGTGTTCAACATCCGCCAGATCAGCCGCATCGTGGCCACCACCGGTGGCGGCACCCGGCAAATCCATATCCTGACCACAGACAAAGACCTTCCTGCCGGGGAGGTCGTGTATCGGATGGGGAACAGGTGGCGGCAGGAAAACCAGTTCCGCTACGCCCGCATGCACTTCGAGCTCGACTCCCATGACTCCTACCGTTCAAGCGATGACAACGAGGACCGGATGGTGCCGGAACCAGCGAAGGCCCGCGCCTACCAAAAAGTTGTTGCCGCCCGGCGCCACCACGCAGAAGCAGCAGCCGTGGCCGATCTGAACCTGCTGGCCCTGAAAACCCCGGCCCAGGGCACGGATGAAGTCACGGTGACCAGCGCCATGCACAACCACGTCATGGCACCAGTATGGGAAGCAGAAAATGCCTTGGCTGCTGCTGAAAAGATTCATCAGGGAATCCCGGCGAAGATCCGCCTCGGCGACCTGAACCCCGGCCAGCAAGTCCTGGATACCGAGGTGAAGATGATCCACACCGGCATCCGGATGGCCGCCTACAACACCGCGATGACGATCGCCCGGGAGATCCGCACCAACACCGGCTACCGTCGCGCGAACCAGGAAGCCCACGCCCTCATGCGCCAGATGTTCCATCAGAGTGGCGACATCAACACCACCGAGCCCGGATACCTGACCATCACCTTGGACCCGCTACCGACCACAGCGAAAACTGCGGCCGCCGCCGAACTCTGCAACCACCTGACCGCCGCCGAAACCCGCTACCCCGGCAGCAACCTGATCCTCAAATACGCCATCAAAACCAAGACCCCGGCTCTTATCAATTAA
- a CDS encoding LysR family transcriptional regulator ArgP: MVSFQTEQLRTLLAVLDHGTFDAAATSLHVTASAVSQRIKAMEQAAGQVLLQRTTPVAVTPAGAVVHKLARQLRQLEADAAAELGSTGAGQYAVTVVVNADSLATWFMDALALVPAGSPMTFELLREDEQHSVNLLRSGAVMAAVTATAEPVQGCSATPLGAMAYRAVASPRFMGRWFPQGFNKELFKAAPAIQFDRGDTLQSNFFSTVTGARLTGAQHYIPDTLQFGEAVKLGFGWGLMPVAHCVPDLASGELVELVPGHISSIPLYWQRWKIQSPALDSLTAAVTQAAAAALG; the protein is encoded by the coding sequence ATGGTCAGCTTTCAGACGGAACAGTTGCGCACCTTGCTGGCGGTCTTGGACCATGGCACCTTTGATGCGGCTGCCACGAGTTTGCACGTTACGGCGTCGGCCGTTTCGCAACGCATCAAGGCCATGGAACAGGCAGCCGGGCAGGTTTTGCTCCAGCGCACCACACCCGTCGCCGTCACCCCAGCCGGAGCCGTAGTGCACAAGCTGGCACGGCAGCTGCGCCAGTTGGAGGCCGATGCTGCCGCGGAGCTGGGATCCACCGGTGCCGGCCAATACGCCGTGACGGTTGTGGTGAACGCCGATTCCTTGGCGACATGGTTCATGGACGCCCTGGCCTTGGTGCCGGCCGGCAGTCCCATGACGTTTGAACTGCTCCGCGAGGACGAGCAGCACTCGGTGAACCTGCTGCGCTCCGGGGCTGTCATGGCCGCAGTCACCGCCACAGCGGAGCCGGTCCAGGGCTGCTCGGCGACGCCGCTGGGCGCCATGGCATACAGGGCTGTCGCCTCACCCCGCTTCATGGGCAGATGGTTCCCGCAGGGCTTCAACAAGGAACTTTTCAAGGCCGCACCCGCCATCCAGTTTGATCGCGGCGACACGCTTCAAAGCAACTTTTTCAGCACCGTGACAGGGGCCCGGCTGACCGGCGCCCAGCACTACATCCCGGACACCCTGCAATTTGGCGAGGCAGTGAAGCTGGGATTCGGCTGGGGCCTCATGCCGGTGGCGCATTGCGTCCCGGACCTGGCATCCGGTGAACTGGTGGAACTCGTCCCCGGGCACATTTCAAGCATTCCGTTGTACTGGCAGCGCTGGAAGATTCAGTCGCCCGCCCTGGACTCGCTGACTGCCGCTGTCACCCAGGCGGCCGCTGCTGCACTGGGCTGA